A window of the Streptomyces griseochromogenes genome harbors these coding sequences:
- the frr gene encoding ribosome recycling factor, with product MIEETLLEAEEKMEKAVVVAKEDFAAIRTGRAHPAMFNKIVADYYGAPTPINQLASFSVPEPRMAVVTPFDKSALRNIEQAIRDSDLGVNPSNDGNIIRVVFPELTEERRRDYIKVAKGKAEDAKVSIRSVRRKAKDAIDKLIKDGEVGEDEGRRAEKELDDTTAKYVAQVDELLKHKEAELLEV from the coding sequence GTGATCGAAGAGACCCTCCTCGAGGCCGAGGAGAAGATGGAGAAGGCCGTCGTGGTCGCCAAGGAGGACTTCGCCGCGATTCGCACCGGTCGTGCGCACCCGGCGATGTTCAACAAGATCGTGGCCGACTACTACGGTGCCCCGACGCCGATCAACCAGCTGGCCTCGTTCTCCGTGCCGGAACCGCGCATGGCGGTCGTGACGCCGTTCGACAAGAGCGCGCTGCGCAACATCGAGCAGGCGATCCGCGACTCCGATCTGGGCGTCAACCCCAGCAACGACGGCAACATCATCCGGGTGGTCTTCCCCGAGCTGACCGAGGAGCGCCGCCGCGACTACATCAAGGTCGCCAAGGGCAAGGCCGAGGACGCCAAGGTGTCCATCCGCTCCGTGCGCCGCAAGGCCAAGGACGCCATCGACAAGCTGATCAAGGACGGCGAGGTCGGCGAGGACGAGGGCCGCCGTGCGGAGAAGGAGCTCGACGACACCACAGCCAAGTACGTGGCTCAGGTGGACGAGCTCCTCAAGCACAAGGAAGCGGAGCTGCTCGAAGTCTGA
- the whiG gene encoding RNA polymerase sigma factor WhiG, producing the protein MPQHTSGSDRAAIPPAARDGGSVRPPAPSTLDELWRSYKATGDDRLREQLILHYSPLVKYVAGRVSVGLPPNVEQADFVSSGVFGLIDAIEKFDIDREIKFETYAITRIRGAMIDELRALDWIPRSVRQKARNVERAYATLEARLRRTPTEGEVAAELGMEVDELHAVFSQLSLANVVALEELLHVGGEGGDRLSLMDTLEDTAADNPVEVAEDRELRRFLARAINTLPEREKTVVTLYYYEGLTLAEIGNVLGVTESRVSQIHTKSVLQLRAKLASFGR; encoded by the coding sequence ATGCCCCAGCACACCTCCGGGTCCGACCGGGCGGCGATCCCCCCAGCCGCCCGCGACGGTGGCAGCGTGCGGCCGCCCGCTCCCTCGACGCTCGACGAACTGTGGCGGTCGTACAAGGCGACGGGGGACGACCGGCTGCGGGAGCAGCTGATCCTGCACTACTCGCCGCTCGTCAAGTACGTGGCGGGCCGGGTCAGCGTCGGTCTGCCGCCCAACGTGGAGCAGGCCGACTTCGTCTCCTCGGGGGTGTTCGGGCTGATCGACGCGATCGAGAAGTTCGACATCGACCGTGAGATCAAGTTCGAGACGTACGCGATCACCCGGATCCGGGGCGCGATGATCGACGAGCTGCGGGCGCTGGACTGGATCCCCCGGTCAGTCCGGCAGAAGGCGCGCAATGTCGAGCGGGCCTACGCCACGCTGGAGGCGCGGCTGCGGCGCACCCCGACCGAAGGCGAGGTCGCCGCCGAGCTGGGCATGGAGGTCGACGAACTGCACGCCGTGTTCAGCCAGTTGTCGCTGGCCAACGTGGTGGCCCTGGAGGAGCTGCTGCACGTCGGCGGCGAGGGCGGGGACCGGCTCAGCCTCATGGACACGTTGGAGGACACCGCCGCCGACAATCCGGTGGAGGTGGCCGAGGACCGGGAGCTGAGGCGGTTCCTGGCCCGGGCGATCAACACGCTGCCCGAGCGGGAGAAGACCGTCGTCACGCTCTACTACTACGAGGGGCTCACCCTCGCGGAGATCGGCAACGTGCTCGGGGTCACCGAGAGCCGGGTCAGCCAGATCCACACCAAGTCGGTGCTGCAGTTGCGGGCGAAGCTGGCGAGCTTCGGGCGCTGA
- a CDS encoding TetR/AcrR family transcriptional regulator: MAEHRSMQRAALLDAARTLLSEGGTEALTFPALAERTGLARSSVYEYFRSRAAVVEELCEVDFPVWAAEVAAAMERAPSAEGKVEAYVRQQLALVGDGRHRAVVAISASELDAGAREKIRAAHGGLVAMVVEALGEMGHGQPRLAAMLLQGVVDAAVRRIELGAAEDPSSITDAAVAMALRGVKG, translated from the coding sequence GTGGCCGAGCACCGGTCGATGCAGCGAGCCGCCCTGCTGGACGCGGCCCGGACCCTGCTGTCCGAGGGCGGGACGGAGGCGCTGACCTTTCCCGCGCTGGCCGAGCGCACGGGGCTGGCGCGGTCGTCCGTGTACGAGTACTTCCGCTCGCGGGCCGCCGTGGTCGAAGAGCTGTGCGAGGTCGACTTCCCCGTGTGGGCGGCGGAGGTCGCGGCGGCGATGGAGCGGGCGCCGTCGGCCGAGGGCAAGGTCGAGGCGTATGTCCGGCAGCAGCTGGCGCTGGTCGGGGACGGGCGGCACCGGGCCGTGGTGGCGATCTCGGCGAGTGAGCTGGATGCGGGGGCGCGGGAGAAGATCCGGGCCGCGCACGGTGGGCTGGTCGCGATGGTCGTCGAGGCGCTGGGGGAGATGGGACACGGGCAGCCCCGGCTGGCCGCGATGCTGCTGCAGGGGGTTGTGGATGCGGCTGTGCGGCGGATCGAGCTGGGGGCGGCGGAGGATCCTTCTTCGATCACGGATGCCGCTGTGGCCATGGCGCTGCGGGGTGTGAAGGGCTAG
- a CDS encoding M23 family metallopeptidase: MRRVRRCVALAAAWPLAAAVTVLAPLAWADTSAPAPAPPPEDRIPAIAGTWPVGVRPTVLRGFEPPATVYGPGHRGVDLGAPAGTPVRAVAAGRVTFAGRVAGRGVLSMELTGTGLRTTYEPVSPSVKKGDRVRAGETVGTVEPTGSHCGAATCVHWGLLRDKTYLDPLSLLPPWLLRRGPSRLLPVLGYRYLPDRGQAPARAAAQAGESAPTPARHRPT, from the coding sequence ATGCGACGAGTGAGGCGATGCGTGGCCCTGGCGGCGGCTTGGCCGCTGGCCGCGGCGGTGACGGTACTGGCCCCCCTGGCCTGGGCGGACACATCCGCTCCGGCACCGGCGCCACCCCCCGAGGACCGGATTCCGGCCATCGCCGGCACCTGGCCGGTGGGCGTACGGCCGACGGTGCTACGGGGCTTCGAGCCCCCGGCGACGGTGTACGGTCCCGGCCACCGCGGCGTGGACCTGGGCGCGCCCGCGGGCACTCCGGTACGCGCGGTTGCGGCCGGCCGGGTGACGTTCGCGGGCCGGGTGGCGGGACGAGGCGTGCTGTCGATGGAACTGACGGGCACGGGGCTGCGGACGACGTACGAGCCCGTGAGCCCCTCGGTGAAGAAGGGCGATCGGGTGAGGGCCGGCGAGACGGTGGGCACGGTGGAGCCGACCGGTTCCCACTGCGGTGCGGCCACGTGCGTGCACTGGGGCCTGCTCAGAGACAAGACGTACCTGGACCCGTTGTCCCTGCTGCCACCGTGGCTGCTGCGGAGGGGGCCGTCGAGACTGCTGCCGGTGCTGGGGTACCGGTACCTGCCTGACCGCGGGCAGGCGCCGGCCCGTGCGGCTGCGCAAGCGGGGGAAAGCGCCCCCACCCCCGCCCGGCACCGGCCGACCTAG
- a CDS encoding SMI1/KNR4 family protein yields the protein MTGLDALTRAVPPPGDPVDARGDWAEAEARLGVLLPADYKLLAETYGWGEFCDYLYLRTPFGTSPHNGLEWYDGLLVWGGTMDADRLCWRTEGDPGEWPVVVVGRGAGREEFAPGAAGFVEEWVTGRLRSEVLAGMEPDLAPWFNGCGPRLHRCLGLSEGSRPYAERLRILRDVLAPTVDRGSWQSEDGARGQDHFATVGPDWHLTYDRSGRHQIRVSFPPEDRTQVRDRLFAAVRLMGCTLLEITTAEGRPLADWDADDA from the coding sequence GTGACGGGTCTGGACGCGCTCACCCGGGCCGTGCCCCCGCCCGGCGACCCGGTCGACGCCCGCGGGGACTGGGCCGAGGCCGAGGCGCGGCTCGGGGTGCTGCTGCCCGCGGACTACAAGCTGCTGGCCGAGACGTACGGCTGGGGCGAGTTCTGCGACTACCTGTATCTGCGCACGCCGTTCGGCACGAGTCCGCACAACGGCCTGGAGTGGTACGACGGCCTGCTCGTCTGGGGCGGCACGATGGACGCCGACCGGCTGTGCTGGCGTACCGAGGGGGACCCCGGGGAGTGGCCGGTGGTGGTCGTGGGCCGGGGCGCCGGGCGGGAGGAGTTCGCGCCGGGTGCGGCCGGGTTCGTCGAGGAGTGGGTGACGGGGCGGTTGCGCTCAGAGGTTCTGGCCGGCATGGAGCCCGACCTGGCGCCCTGGTTCAACGGCTGCGGGCCCCGGCTGCACCGCTGCCTAGGGCTGTCCGAGGGCTCACGGCCGTACGCCGAGCGGCTGCGGATCCTGCGCGATGTGCTGGCCCCGACCGTGGACCGGGGGTCGTGGCAGTCCGAGGACGGAGCGCGGGGCCAGGACCACTTCGCCACCGTCGGCCCGGACTGGCACCTCACCTACGACCGCTCCGGCCGCCACCAGATCCGCGTCTCCTTCCCGCCCGAGGACCGCACACAGGTCCGCGACCGCCTCTTCGCGGCCGTACGGCTGATGGGCTGCACACTGCTGGAGATCACCACCGCCGAGGGCCGGCCGCTGGCGGACTGGGACGCCGACGACGCCTAG
- the pyrH gene encoding UMP kinase encodes MTTKAQKSDDGKVRGRFLLKLSGEAFSGGGGLGVDPDVVHKIAREIAAVVRDGAQVAVVIGGGNFFRGAELQQRGMDRARSDYMGMLGTVMNCLALQDFLEKEGIDSRVQTAITMGQVAEPYIPLRAVRHLEKGRVVIFGAGMGMPYFSTDTTAAQRALEIDAEALLMGKNGVDGVYDSDPKTNPDAVKFDALGYGEVITRDLKVADATAITLCRDNKLPILVFELLAEGNIARAVKGEKIGTLVGDQGSRA; translated from the coding sequence ATGACCACCAAGGCCCAGAAGAGCGACGACGGCAAAGTACGCGGCCGGTTTCTGCTGAAGCTGTCCGGAGAGGCCTTCTCCGGTGGCGGGGGCCTGGGCGTGGATCCGGACGTGGTGCACAAGATCGCCCGCGAGATCGCGGCCGTCGTGCGCGACGGGGCGCAGGTCGCGGTCGTCATCGGCGGCGGCAACTTCTTCCGGGGCGCCGAGCTCCAGCAGCGCGGCATGGACCGTGCGCGCTCCGACTACATGGGCATGCTCGGCACCGTGATGAACTGCCTCGCCCTCCAGGACTTCCTGGAGAAGGAGGGCATCGACAGCCGGGTGCAGACCGCCATCACCATGGGCCAGGTCGCCGAGCCGTACATCCCGCTGCGCGCCGTGCGCCACCTGGAGAAGGGCCGCGTGGTCATCTTCGGCGCCGGTATGGGCATGCCGTACTTCTCCACCGACACCACCGCCGCCCAGCGGGCCCTGGAGATCGACGCCGAGGCGCTGCTCATGGGCAAGAACGGTGTGGACGGGGTCTACGACTCCGACCCCAAGACCAACCCCGACGCCGTCAAGTTCGACGCCCTCGGCTACGGCGAGGTCATCACCCGCGACCTCAAGGTCGCCGACGCCACCGCGATCACGCTGTGCCGCGACAACAAGCTGCCGATCCTCGTGTTCGAGCTGCTGGCGGAGGGCAATATCGCCCGCGCCGTCAAGGGTGAGAAGATCGGCACGCTGGTGGGTGACCAGGGCAGCCGGGCCTGA
- a CDS encoding phosphatidate cytidylyltransferase translates to MSDSSWGVPPQSGYWGPTERGPVQGAAPAGPTYDAPQAQQTRPMPIVPDVPAYGGDQDDDRGAARLGGPLFRDGTPHPAQLQAPNATQSPAQNLSQNPEPMSDAPQPAPAPQKKSAGRDLSAAIGVGVGLGVVIVASLFVRKAVFVGVVAVAVVVGLWELTSRLQERKGIKAPLVPLAVGGAAMVVAGYVRGAEGAWVAMALTALAVLVWRMTEPPEGYLKDVTAGVFAAFYVPFLATFVALMLTADDGPWRVLTFLLLTVVSDTGAYAVGWRFGKHKLAPRISPGKTREGLLGAVLFAMVAGALCMQFLIEGGSWWQGLLLGLAVAGSATLGDLGESMIKRDLGIKDMGTLLPGHGGIMDRLDSLLPTAPVVWLLMVIFVGSA, encoded by the coding sequence ATGAGCGACTCTTCCTGGGGAGTGCCGCCGCAATCCGGGTACTGGGGGCCCACTGAGCGTGGGCCTGTCCAGGGGGCTGCCCCGGCGGGTCCCACGTACGATGCGCCTCAGGCGCAGCAGACTCGCCCCATGCCCATCGTGCCCGACGTACCCGCGTATGGCGGAGACCAGGACGACGACCGGGGGGCCGCCCGGCTGGGTGGCCCCTTGTTCCGGGACGGGACGCCGCACCCGGCGCAGCTTCAGGCGCCGAACGCCACCCAGAGTCCAGCGCAGAATCTCTCGCAGAATCCGGAGCCCATGTCCGACGCCCCGCAGCCGGCGCCAGCGCCGCAGAAGAAGAGCGCGGGCCGTGACCTGAGCGCGGCCATAGGGGTCGGTGTCGGGCTCGGTGTGGTGATCGTCGCGTCGCTGTTCGTCCGCAAGGCCGTGTTCGTGGGCGTGGTCGCGGTCGCCGTGGTCGTGGGTCTGTGGGAGCTGACCAGCAGGCTCCAGGAGCGCAAGGGCATCAAGGCGCCGCTCGTGCCGCTCGCGGTCGGCGGTGCGGCGATGGTGGTCGCCGGGTATGTGCGGGGAGCCGAGGGCGCCTGGGTCGCCATGGCCCTGACCGCGCTCGCGGTTCTGGTCTGGCGGATGACCGAGCCGCCCGAGGGCTACCTCAAGGACGTCACGGCGGGCGTCTTCGCCGCGTTCTACGTGCCGTTCCTCGCCACGTTCGTCGCGCTCATGCTCACCGCCGACGACGGCCCCTGGCGCGTGCTCACCTTCCTGCTCCTGACGGTCGTGAGTGACACGGGTGCGTACGCCGTCGGCTGGCGCTTCGGCAAGCACAAGCTCGCACCGCGCATCAGCCCCGGCAAGACCCGTGAGGGCCTGCTCGGCGCGGTGCTGTTCGCCATGGTCGCGGGCGCGCTGTGCATGCAGTTCCTGATCGAGGGGGGCAGCTGGTGGCAGGGCCTGCTGCTGGGCCTCGCGGTGGCCGGCAGCGCCACCCTGGGCGACCTCGGCGAATCCATGATCAAGCGTGACCTGGGCATCAAGGACATGGGCACGCTGCTCCCCGGGCACGGAGGGATCATGGACCGGCTGGACTCGCTCCTGCCGACGGCTCCCGTGGTGTGGCTGCTGATGGTGATCTTCGTCGGCTCCGCGTGA
- the tsf gene encoding translation elongation factor Ts, translating into MANYTAADVKKLRELTGAGMMDCKKALDEAEGNVEKAVEALRIKGQKGVAKREGRAAENGAVVSIIADDNSSGVIVELKCETDFVAKGDKFQAVAKTIAEHVAKTSPADLEALLASEIEAGKTVQAFVDEANANLGEKIVLDRFAQFADGYVTAYMHRTMPDLPPQIGVLVELDKPNAEVAKGIAQHIAAFAPKYLSQADVPADIVESERRIAEETTRAEGKPEAAIAKIVEGRLNGFFKDATLLGQPYALDNKKSVQKILDEAGVTLKRFSRIKVGI; encoded by the coding sequence ATGGCGAACTACACCGCCGCCGACGTCAAGAAGCTCCGTGAGCTGACCGGCGCCGGCATGATGGACTGCAAGAAGGCGCTGGACGAGGCCGAGGGCAACGTCGAGAAGGCCGTCGAGGCGCTCCGCATCAAGGGCCAGAAGGGCGTCGCCAAGCGCGAGGGCCGCGCCGCCGAGAACGGCGCCGTGGTCTCCATCATCGCCGACGACAACTCCTCCGGCGTCATCGTCGAGCTGAAGTGCGAGACGGACTTCGTCGCCAAGGGCGACAAGTTCCAGGCCGTGGCCAAGACCATCGCCGAGCACGTCGCCAAGACCTCCCCGGCCGACCTCGAGGCGCTGCTCGCCTCCGAGATCGAGGCCGGCAAGACCGTCCAGGCGTTCGTCGACGAGGCCAACGCCAACCTCGGCGAGAAGATCGTCCTGGACCGCTTCGCGCAGTTCGCCGACGGCTACGTCACCGCCTACATGCACCGCACGATGCCCGACCTGCCCCCGCAGATCGGTGTCCTCGTCGAGCTGGACAAGCCGAACGCCGAGGTCGCCAAGGGCATCGCGCAGCACATCGCCGCGTTCGCGCCGAAGTACCTCTCCCAGGCGGACGTCCCGGCCGACATCGTGGAGTCCGAGCGTCGTATCGCCGAGGAGACCACCCGCGCCGAGGGCAAGCCCGAGGCCGCGATCGCCAAGATCGTCGAGGGTCGTCTGAACGGCTTCTTCAAGGACGCCACGCTGCTCGGCCAGCCGTACGCGCTGGACAACAAGAAGTCGGTCCAGAAGATTCTGGACGAGGCCGGTGTCACCCTGAAGCGCTTCTCGCGCATCAAGGTCGGCATCTGA
- the rpsB gene encoding 30S ribosomal protein S2 — translation MAVVTMRELLESGVHFGHQTRRWNPKMKRFIFTERNGIYIIDLLQSLSYIDRAYEFVKETVAHGGTVMFVGTKKQAQEAIAEQATRVGMPYVNQRWLGGMLTNFSTVYKRLQRLKELEQIDFEDVAASGLTKKELLVLSREKAKLEKTLGGIREMQKVPSAVWIVDTKKEHIAVGEARKLNIPVVAILDTNCDPDEVDYKIPGNDDAIRSVTLLTRVIADAVAEGLISRSRVATGDKGEKAAGEPLAEWERDLLEGEKKDEAPAAEAPAAEAPAAEAPAAEAPAAEAAPAEAAAEGEKAAEGEQA, via the coding sequence ATGGCCGTCGTCACGATGCGGGAGCTGCTGGAAAGCGGCGTCCACTTCGGTCACCAGACCCGTCGCTGGAACCCGAAGATGAAGCGCTTCATCTTCACCGAGCGCAACGGCATCTACATCATCGACCTGCTCCAGTCGCTGTCGTACATCGACCGCGCCTACGAGTTCGTCAAGGAGACCGTCGCCCACGGCGGCACGGTCATGTTCGTCGGCACGAAGAAGCAGGCGCAGGAGGCCATCGCCGAGCAGGCCACCCGCGTCGGCATGCCCTACGTCAACCAGCGCTGGCTGGGCGGCATGCTCACCAACTTCTCGACCGTCTACAAGCGTCTGCAGCGCCTCAAGGAGCTCGAGCAGATCGACTTCGAGGACGTCGCCGCGTCCGGTCTGACCAAGAAGGAGCTTCTCGTGCTCTCGCGCGAGAAGGCCAAGCTGGAGAAGACCCTCGGTGGTATCCGCGAGATGCAGAAGGTGCCCAGCGCCGTCTGGATCGTGGACACCAAGAAGGAGCACATCGCCGTTGGTGAGGCCCGGAAGCTGAACATTCCGGTCGTCGCGATCCTCGACACCAACTGCGACCCCGACGAGGTCGACTACAAGATCCCGGGCAACGACGACGCGATCCGCTCCGTCACCCTGCTCACCCGCGTGATCGCCGACGCGGTCGCCGAGGGCCTCATCTCCCGCTCCCGTGTCGCCACCGGTGACAAGGGCGAGAAGGCCGCGGGCGAGCCGCTGGCCGAGTGGGAGCGCGACCTGCTCGAGGGCGAGAAGAAGGACGAGGCCCCTGCTGCCGAGGCCCCTGCTGCCGAGGCCCCCGCGGCCGAGGCTCCTGCTGCCGAGGCCCCCGCGGCCGAGGCCGCTCCCGCCGAGGCTGCGGCCGAGGGCGAGAAGGCCGCCGAGGGCGAGCAGGCCTGA
- a CDS encoding YifB family Mg chelatase-like AAA ATPase, translated as MGFARTCSVALVGVEGVVVEVQADLEPGVAAFTLVGLPDKSLTESRDRVRAAVVNSGAAWPQKKLTVGLSPASVPKAGSGFDLAVACAVLGAAERIDPRVLADIVMIGELGLDGRVRPVRGILPAVLAAADAGYEQVVVPECAAAEASLVPGVSVLGIRSLRQLIAVLTDEPVPEEEPDDQGRPDPLLAGLRIPGTGAATGMHSVGAAQHDQGHDLADVVGQTSARTAVEVAAAGGHHLFLEGPPGVGKTMLAERLPAVLPRLTREESLEVTAVHSVAGLLPPGKPLIDVAPYCAPHHSATMQSLVGGGPGFARPGAVSLAHRGVLFLDEAPEFRSQALDALRQPLESGHVVIARSAGVVRFPARFQMVLAANPCPCGRFSQRDALCDCPPSAIRRYQARLSGPLLDRVDLRVEVDPVTRAQLTRPGARGESTATVADRVRAARERAAARLDRTPWRTSSEVPGRELRSRFQPVAGAMDEAERNLERGVLTARGIDRVLRVAWTVADLVGHDRPDATDVCLALQLRTGVPRGVPMAIGALP; from the coding sequence ATGGGATTCGCCCGTACATGCTCGGTGGCCCTGGTCGGCGTCGAGGGAGTGGTCGTCGAGGTCCAGGCCGACCTGGAACCCGGAGTGGCCGCCTTCACCCTGGTGGGCCTCCCGGACAAGAGCCTGACGGAAAGCCGCGACCGGGTGCGGGCGGCGGTGGTGAACTCGGGTGCCGCGTGGCCGCAGAAGAAGCTCACCGTCGGTCTCAGCCCCGCCTCGGTGCCCAAGGCAGGCTCTGGCTTCGACCTGGCCGTCGCCTGCGCGGTGCTCGGTGCGGCGGAGCGGATCGATCCCCGGGTCCTGGCCGACATCGTCATGATCGGAGAACTCGGACTGGACGGCCGTGTCCGGCCGGTACGGGGCATCCTGCCGGCGGTGCTGGCCGCTGCCGACGCCGGCTATGAACAGGTGGTCGTACCGGAGTGCGCCGCCGCCGAGGCCTCGCTCGTCCCCGGTGTGTCGGTGCTCGGCATCCGCAGCCTGCGGCAGCTGATCGCCGTCCTGACCGACGAACCCGTACCCGAGGAGGAGCCGGACGATCAGGGACGCCCGGATCCTCTCCTGGCCGGTCTGCGCATCCCGGGCACGGGCGCGGCCACCGGCATGCACAGCGTCGGCGCCGCACAGCACGACCAGGGCCACGATCTGGCCGATGTCGTGGGCCAGACCTCGGCGCGGACGGCCGTGGAGGTGGCCGCGGCCGGCGGGCACCACCTGTTCCTCGAAGGCCCGCCGGGCGTGGGCAAGACCATGCTCGCCGAGCGGCTGCCCGCCGTGCTTCCCCGGCTCACCCGGGAGGAGTCGCTGGAGGTCACGGCGGTCCACTCGGTGGCCGGACTGCTGCCGCCGGGCAAGCCGCTCATCGATGTCGCGCCGTACTGCGCCCCGCACCACTCGGCCACGATGCAGTCACTCGTCGGCGGCGGCCCGGGCTTCGCGCGGCCCGGTGCCGTGTCCCTGGCCCACCGTGGTGTCCTCTTTCTCGACGAGGCGCCCGAGTTTCGCAGCCAGGCCCTGGACGCCCTGCGGCAGCCTCTGGAGTCCGGACACGTGGTGATCGCGCGCAGTGCGGGCGTGGTCCGGTTCCCGGCCAGGTTCCAGATGGTCCTGGCGGCGAACCCCTGCCCCTGCGGGCGTTTCTCGCAACGGGACGCCCTGTGCGACTGCCCGCCGTCGGCGATCCGTCGCTACCAGGCCCGGCTGTCCGGCCCGCTGCTGGACCGGGTCGACCTGCGGGTCGAGGTCGACCCGGTGACCCGCGCCCAGCTCACCCGGCCCGGTGCCCGGGGCGAGTCCACCGCGACCGTCGCCGACCGTGTCAGGGCAGCCCGGGAGCGGGCGGCCGCCCGTCTCGACAGGACCCCCTGGCGTACCAGCAGTGAGGTGCCCGGACGGGAGCTGCGGAGCCGTTTCCAGCCGGTCGCCGGGGCGATGGACGAGGCCGAACGGAACCTCGAGCGGGGGGTGCTCACGGCTCGCGGGATCGACCGGGTCCTGCGCGTCGCCTGGACGGTCGCGGACCTCGTCGGCCACGACCGGCCGGACGCCACCGACGTCTGCCTCGCCCTGCAACTGCGCACCGGAGTCCCCCGGGGCGTGCCCATGGCCATCGGGGCTCTGCCGTGA
- the dprA gene encoding DNA-processing protein DprA, with the protein MTGEDDTVEELVGRVFLARVVEPGDEVGGRWLREFGVREVVRRLRGGAEPLPGVSGTRWAGLVARAGRAEPERDLRVARAAGMRFVCPGDAEWPRQLDDLGDGRPTGLWVRGVPSLRMWALRSVAVVGARACTEYGAHTAGSLASGLAERGWVVVSGGAYGIDGAAHRGALAAGGATVAVLACGVDRPYPRGHTALINRIAAQGLVVGELPPGDHPTPSRFILRNRVIAALTRGTVVVEAACRSGSLVTARAAQRLGRFTMGVPGPVTSSLSGGVHELLRGEAALVTDAAEVIELVGDMGELAPPRRGPVLPRDLLEPAARAVLAALPGNRAASAGEIARGARTTPDEAIARLYELRALGYVERHGDGWKLTRQAMISVRSGRSPS; encoded by the coding sequence GTGACCGGAGAGGACGACACGGTCGAGGAACTGGTCGGGCGGGTGTTTCTTGCCCGGGTTGTCGAGCCGGGGGATGAGGTCGGGGGGCGGTGGTTGCGGGAGTTCGGGGTGAGGGAGGTGGTGCGTCGGCTGCGCGGGGGCGCGGAGCCGCTGCCGGGGGTCAGCGGGACGCGGTGGGCCGGGCTGGTGGCAAGGGCCGGGCGGGCCGAGCCGGAGCGGGATCTCCGGGTCGCGCGGGCCGCCGGGATGCGGTTCGTGTGTCCGGGGGACGCGGAGTGGCCGAGGCAGCTCGACGACCTGGGAGACGGCCGGCCGACGGGGCTGTGGGTGCGCGGAGTGCCCAGCCTGCGGATGTGGGCGCTCAGATCCGTGGCCGTCGTGGGCGCCCGTGCCTGCACCGAATACGGCGCCCATACGGCCGGCTCCCTCGCCTCGGGGCTCGCCGAGCGGGGGTGGGTCGTCGTGTCAGGGGGTGCGTACGGCATCGACGGGGCCGCCCATCGCGGCGCCCTCGCCGCCGGCGGAGCCACCGTCGCCGTCCTGGCCTGCGGCGTCGACCGGCCCTATCCCCGCGGCCACACCGCGCTGATCAACCGGATCGCCGCACAGGGGCTGGTGGTCGGCGAACTGCCGCCGGGCGATCACCCCACACCGAGCCGCTTCATCCTCCGCAACCGGGTGATCGCCGCGCTCACCCGGGGCACCGTCGTCGTGGAGGCCGCCTGCCGCAGCGGCTCGCTGGTCACCGCGCGGGCCGCCCAGCGCCTCGGCAGGTTCACGATGGGTGTACCCGGGCCGGTCACCAGCTCGCTCTCCGGCGGTGTGCACGAACTGCTGCGCGGCGAGGCGGCCCTCGTCACCGACGCCGCGGAAGTGATCGAACTCGTGGGCGACATGGGTGAGCTGGCCCCACCCCGACGGGGCCCCGTCCTCCCGCGTGACCTGCTGGAACCCGCCGCTCGGGCCGTCCTGGCCGCGCTGCCCGGCAACCGCGCGGCATCCGCCGGGGAGATCGCGCGCGGCGCCCGCACCACGCCGGACGAGGCGATCGCGAGGCTGTACGAACTCCGAGCACTTGGTTACGTCGAACGACACGGCGATGGCTGGAAGTTGACACGCCAGGCGATGATCTCCGTCCGGAGCGGTCGCAGTCCATCCTGA